A single region of the Streptomyces sp. NBC_01803 genome encodes:
- a CDS encoding peptidylprolyl isomerase, which yields MAEQLYATLKTNRGDIEVRLFPNHAPKTVKNFVELAEGAREWVNPATGVKSTEKLYDGTVFHRVISGFMIQGGDPLGNGTGGPGYKFGDEIHPDLGFTRPYLLAMANAGPGTNGSQFFITVAPTAWLTGKHTIFGEVATPAGQQVVDAIANTATDGRTDRPVEDVVIESVVIATREG from the coding sequence GTGGCTGAGCAGCTCTACGCCACCCTGAAGACCAACCGCGGCGACATCGAGGTCCGGCTCTTCCCGAACCACGCGCCCAAGACGGTCAAGAACTTTGTCGAGCTCGCCGAGGGCGCCCGCGAGTGGGTCAACCCGGCAACGGGCGTGAAGTCCACGGAGAAGCTGTACGACGGCACGGTCTTCCACCGGGTGATCAGCGGCTTCATGATCCAGGGCGGCGACCCGCTGGGCAACGGCACCGGCGGCCCCGGTTACAAGTTCGGGGACGAGATCCACCCCGACCTCGGCTTCACCCGCCCGTACCTGCTGGCGATGGCCAACGCCGGCCCCGGCACCAACGGGTCGCAGTTCTTCATCACGGTCGCGCCCACGGCCTGGCTGACCGGCAAGCACACCATCTTCGGTGAGGTCGCCACGCCCGCCGGCCAGCAGGTGGTGGACGCCATCGCCAACACCGCCACCGACGGCCGCACCGACCGTCCG
- a CDS encoding DUF5324 family protein, with translation MSHNGKSGVRYAADMVTPYAVTAKDSAVQAAQQAGSYLGPKARQAALRARVKYATQVAPRVEKAVAAAGPAKDEAAARSQAALSALRGEISPRELRAAVRRGRRRARTGRLVRRTALLGLVAGGTFVAWKWWSGQTNPDWLMEPSPATEVPEPEEGTLG, from the coding sequence ATGAGCCACAACGGAAAGTCGGGGGTGCGGTACGCCGCGGACATGGTCACCCCGTACGCCGTGACGGCGAAGGACAGCGCGGTGCAGGCGGCCCAGCAGGCAGGGTCCTACCTGGGGCCGAAGGCCCGTCAGGCGGCGTTGCGAGCCCGCGTCAAGTACGCGACGCAGGTCGCCCCGCGCGTGGAGAAGGCGGTGGCCGCGGCCGGCCCGGCCAAGGACGAGGCGGCGGCCCGCTCGCAGGCGGCGCTGTCGGCGCTGCGCGGCGAGATCAGCCCGCGCGAGCTGCGCGCGGCCGTACGGCGCGGCCGGCGGCGGGCGCGGACCGGACGCCTCGTGCGGCGCACCGCGCTGCTCGGCCTGGTCGCGGGCGGCACGTTCGTCGCCTGGAAGTGGTGGAGCGGCCAGACCAACCCGGACTGGCTGATGGAGCCCTCCCCCGCCACCGAGGTGCCGGAGCCGGAGGAGGGAACCCTCGGCTGA
- the pknB gene encoding Stk1 family PASTA domain-containing Ser/Thr kinase, which yields MEEPRRLGGRYELGQVLGRGGMAEVYLAHDTRLGRTVAVKTLRADLARDPTFQARFRREAQSAASLNHPAIVAVYDTGEDYVDGISIPYIVMEYVDGSTLRELLHSGRKLLPERTLEMCIGILQALEYSHRNGIVHRDIKPANVMLTRTGQVKVMDFGIARAMGDSGMTMTQTAAVIGTAQYLSPEQAKGEAVDARSDLYSTGCLLYELLTVRPPFIGDSPVAVAYQHVREEPQPPSVYDPEITPDTDAIVLKALVKDPDYRYQSADEMRADIEATLDGRPVSAAAAMGAVPYGYDDRPTTALRATDPSTQMMPPATDPDGYGYDDYGGRADRRQRNRNTSTILLVLAGVLVLIGAIFIGRALFASDPPEGDLTVPDVTGQSLEEAQRELENAGFESREGDSRPCEADEDTVCATDPAAGQEIDRGSTVTIIMSEGAETVEVPDVTGKDFEEAEAELVDLGFDVTREDQETDAEEPGTVLDQDPAAGDEAETGTEITLTVAAEIEGVDVPDVVGDTFDAAKQELEAAGFVVTRQDQIDDSREENTVIRQDPRAGSQLEPSGVVTLYVAIPSNTEPPTEEVPNVGGQSLTDARAALQAAGFTNITVQGPDTPTAMVMYTTPNGGEEVDPGTAITVHTYDPGATGGGQDGGADGGNGDGNGNDGGDIGDFFGGTGD from the coding sequence ATGGAAGAGCCGCGTCGCCTCGGCGGGCGGTACGAACTGGGTCAGGTGCTCGGCCGTGGCGGCATGGCCGAGGTCTACCTGGCTCACGACACCCGTCTGGGCCGCACCGTCGCCGTCAAGACGCTCCGTGCCGACCTCGCTCGCGATCCCACGTTCCAGGCCCGCTTCCGCCGCGAGGCGCAGTCCGCGGCCTCGCTGAACCACCCCGCGATCGTCGCCGTCTACGACACCGGCGAGGACTACGTCGACGGCATCTCCATCCCGTACATCGTGATGGAGTACGTCGACGGCTCGACCCTCCGCGAGCTGCTCCACTCCGGCCGCAAGCTGCTCCCCGAGCGCACCCTGGAGATGTGCATCGGCATCCTCCAGGCCCTGGAGTACAGCCACCGCAACGGCATCGTCCACCGCGACATCAAGCCGGCCAACGTCATGCTCACCCGGACCGGTCAGGTCAAGGTGATGGACTTCGGCATCGCCCGCGCCATGGGCGACTCCGGCATGACGATGACCCAGACCGCGGCCGTGATCGGCACCGCGCAGTACCTCTCCCCCGAGCAGGCCAAGGGCGAGGCCGTCGACGCCCGCTCCGACCTGTACTCCACCGGCTGCCTGCTCTACGAGCTGCTGACCGTCCGGCCCCCGTTCATCGGTGACTCCCCGGTCGCGGTCGCCTACCAGCACGTCCGCGAGGAGCCCCAGCCCCCGAGCGTCTACGACCCGGAGATCACCCCCGACACCGACGCCATCGTGCTCAAGGCGCTGGTGAAGGACCCGGACTACCGGTACCAGTCGGCCGACGAGATGCGCGCCGACATCGAGGCGACCCTCGACGGCCGCCCGGTCAGCGCCGCCGCGGCGATGGGCGCGGTGCCCTACGGCTACGACGATCGGCCGACCACGGCCCTGCGCGCCACCGACCCGTCGACCCAGATGATGCCGCCCGCCACCGACCCCGACGGGTATGGCTACGACGACTACGGCGGCCGGGCCGACCGGCGCCAGCGCAACCGGAACACCTCGACCATCCTGCTGGTGCTGGCCGGCGTCCTCGTGCTGATCGGCGCGATCTTCATCGGCCGAGCGCTGTTCGCCAGCGACCCGCCGGAGGGCGACCTCACCGTGCCCGACGTCACGGGCCAGTCGCTGGAGGAGGCGCAGCGGGAGCTGGAGAACGCCGGATTCGAGTCGCGGGAGGGCGACAGCCGCCCGTGCGAGGCGGACGAGGACACGGTCTGCGCGACGGACCCGGCGGCCGGCCAGGAGATCGACCGCGGCTCCACGGTCACCATCATCATGTCCGAGGGCGCCGAGACCGTCGAGGTGCCCGACGTGACCGGGAAGGACTTCGAGGAGGCCGAGGCCGAGCTGGTGGACCTGGGCTTCGACGTCACCCGGGAGGACCAGGAGACGGACGCGGAGGAGCCCGGCACCGTCCTGGACCAGGACCCGGCGGCCGGCGACGAGGCCGAGACCGGCACCGAGATCACGCTGACCGTCGCCGCCGAGATCGAGGGCGTGGACGTGCCGGACGTGGTCGGGGACACCTTCGACGCCGCCAAGCAGGAGCTGGAGGCGGCCGGGTTCGTCGTCACCCGTCAGGACCAGATCGACGACTCGCGCGAGGAGAACACCGTGATCCGCCAGGATCCCCGCGCCGGCTCCCAGCTCGAACCGAGCGGCGTCGTCACGCTCTACGTCGCGATCCCCTCCAACACCGAGCCCCCGACGGAGGAGGTGCCGAACGTCGGCGGCCAGTCGCTGACCGACGCCAGGGCCGCGCTCCAGGCCGCCGGGTTCACCAACATCACCGTCCAGGGTCCCGACACCCCCACCGCCATGGTGATGTACACCACACCGAACGGCGGCGAGGAGGTCGACCCGGGCACCGCGATCACCGTCCACACCTACGACCCGGGCGCCACCGGCGGCGGCCAGGACGGCGGCGCCGACGGCGGCAATGGGGACGGCAACGGCAACGACGGCGGCGACATCGGTGACTTCTTCGGGGGAACGGGCGACTAG
- a CDS encoding penicillin-binding transpeptidase domain-containing protein — protein sequence MNKPMRRVAVFCGLLILALLVRVNWVQFVQADDLQNHEDNRRVAIERYAHPRGNIIVDGEPITGSVETDDTDFTYKRTWTDGEMWAPVTGYASQRYGTTLLEGVNDSILTGDDDRLFFNRTIDMLTGEDQRGGNVVTTLDADAQRAAFEGLGDNKGAVVAIDPRTGEILALVSTPSYDPSTFAGNSTDDDEAWAALQPDNNPDDPMLNRALRETYPPGSTFKIVTAAAALENGLVDDVNEETEYEDPYILPDTADVELPNQIPNVCEDASIREAIRWSCNSVFAGLSNDLGNETMIEAAESFGYNEEPFIPVRATASSYPEDNRPQNAQAGIGQASNRATPLQMAMVAAAVANNGSLMRPYMVDQLVAPNLNVVEQHEPDEMSRPMSSDTARQLQDAMEYMVEESSIDTGSVEGATIGGKTGTAQHGENNEELPYAWFISYAMTDEGSPVAVAVVVEDGSDERDQISGSGLAAPIAIDVIEAVLEGENAG from the coding sequence ATGAACAAACCGATGCGACGGGTGGCCGTCTTCTGCGGCCTGCTCATCCTGGCCCTGCTGGTCCGGGTCAACTGGGTGCAGTTCGTCCAGGCCGACGACCTCCAAAACCACGAGGACAACCGCCGGGTCGCCATCGAGCGGTACGCCCACCCCCGCGGCAACATCATCGTGGACGGCGAGCCCATCACCGGCTCCGTCGAGACCGACGACACCGACTTCACGTACAAGCGGACCTGGACCGACGGCGAGATGTGGGCCCCCGTCACCGGCTACGCCTCCCAGCGGTACGGCACGACGCTCCTCGAAGGCGTCAACGACTCGATCCTCACCGGCGACGACGACCGGCTGTTCTTCAACCGCACCATCGACATGCTCACCGGCGAGGACCAGCGCGGCGGGAACGTGGTGACCACCCTCGACGCGGACGCCCAGCGCGCCGCCTTCGAGGGCCTGGGCGACAACAAGGGCGCCGTCGTCGCGATAGACCCGCGCACCGGCGAGATCCTCGCCCTGGTATCCACCCCGTCCTACGACCCGTCCACCTTCGCGGGCAACAGCACGGACGACGACGAGGCATGGGCCGCCCTCCAGCCGGACAACAACCCCGACGACCCCATGCTCAACCGGGCGCTGCGCGAGACCTACCCCCCGGGCTCCACGTTCAAGATCGTCACCGCCGCCGCCGCCCTGGAGAACGGCCTGGTGGACGACGTCAACGAGGAGACCGAGTACGAGGACCCGTACATCCTGCCGGACACCGCCGACGTCGAGCTGCCCAACCAGATCCCCAACGTCTGCGAGGACGCCTCCATCCGCGAGGCCATCCGCTGGTCCTGCAACAGCGTCTTCGCCGGCCTCAGCAACGACCTCGGCAACGAGACGATGATCGAGGCGGCCGAGAGCTTCGGCTACAACGAGGAGCCGTTCATCCCCGTCCGCGCCACCGCCAGCTCCTACCCGGAGGACAACCGGCCGCAGAACGCCCAGGCCGGTATCGGCCAGGCGTCCAACCGGGCGACTCCGCTCCAGATGGCCATGGTCGCCGCCGCCGTCGCCAACAACGGCTCGCTCATGCGGCCCTACATGGTGGACCAGCTCGTCGCCCCGAACCTCAACGTGGTCGAGCAGCACGAGCCGGACGAGATGAGCCGCCCGATGTCCTCGGACACCGCGCGGCAGCTCCAGGACGCGATGGAATACATGGTCGAGGAGAGCTCCATCGACACCGGCTCCGTCGAGGGCGCCACCATCGGGGGCAAGACCGGCACCGCCCAGCACGGCGAGAACAACGAGGAGCTGCCCTACGCCTGGTTCATCTCGTACGCCATGACCGACGAGGGCTCGCCGGTCGCCGTGGCCGTCGTCGTCGAGGACGGCTCCGACGAGCGCGACCAGATCTCCGGCAGCGGCCTCGCCGCCCCGATCGCCATCGACGTCATCGAGGCGGTCCTGGAGGGCGAGAACGCGGGGTGA
- a CDS encoding FtsW/RodA/SpoVE family cell cycle protein, which produces MSQTSNTTVSTGGLPSRRNTELAMLVFAVLIPVLAYANVGLAKEETLPTGMLGYGLGLGLLAGVAHLVVRRYAPYADPLMLPIATLLNGLGLVLIWRLDQEPTITTDALGGPLAPDQLVWSTVGVALFLAVLIFLKDHRILQRYTYISMVVALILLASPIFVGKEVNGARIWITIPGVGSLQPGEFAKIIIAVFFAGYLMVKRDALALASRRFMGLYLPRGRDMGPILVIWAISLMILVFETDLGTSLLFFGIFVVMLYVATERTSWIIFGLLLSASGAVFVANTNSHVGVRVHNWLNPLENEPPDSGNVTETAQSMFAFGSGGLFGSGLGQGFSRLIQGIGAKSDYILATVGEELGLTGLMAVILLYALLIERGMRTALAARDPFGKLLAVGLSGIFAIQVFVVAGGVTGLIPLTGMTMPFLAQGGSSVIANWALVALLLRISDTARRPAPAPAPSLDAEQTQVVRTT; this is translated from the coding sequence ATGAGCCAGACCAGCAACACCACAGTCTCCACCGGCGGCCTCCCCAGCCGCCGGAACACCGAGCTGGCGATGCTCGTCTTCGCCGTGCTCATCCCCGTCCTCGCCTACGCCAACGTCGGCCTGGCCAAGGAGGAGACGCTCCCCACCGGCATGCTCGGCTACGGACTCGGACTCGGTCTGCTCGCCGGCGTCGCCCACCTCGTCGTCCGCCGGTACGCGCCCTACGCCGACCCGCTGATGCTGCCCATCGCGACCCTGCTCAACGGCCTCGGCCTGGTCCTCATCTGGCGCCTGGACCAGGAGCCCACCATCACCACGGACGCCCTGGGCGGCCCGCTGGCCCCCGACCAGCTCGTCTGGTCCACCGTCGGTGTCGCGCTCTTCCTCGCGGTGCTGATCTTCCTCAAGGACCACCGCATCCTCCAGCGCTACACCTACATCTCCATGGTGGTCGCGCTGATCCTGCTGGCCTCGCCGATCTTCGTCGGCAAGGAGGTCAACGGCGCCCGCATCTGGATCACCATCCCCGGCGTCGGCTCCCTCCAGCCCGGCGAGTTCGCCAAGATCATCATCGCGGTCTTCTTCGCCGGCTACCTGATGGTCAAGCGCGACGCCCTCGCCCTGGCCAGCCGCCGCTTCATGGGCCTGTACCTGCCGCGCGGGCGCGACATGGGCCCGATCCTCGTCATCTGGGCGATCAGCCTGATGATCCTGGTCTTCGAGACCGACCTCGGCACCTCGCTGCTGTTCTTCGGGATCTTCGTGGTCATGCTCTATGTGGCCACCGAGCGCACCAGCTGGATCATCTTCGGCCTGCTGCTCTCCGCCAGCGGCGCGGTCTTCGTCGCCAACACCAACTCCCACGTCGGCGTCCGCGTCCACAACTGGCTCAACCCGCTGGAGAACGAGCCGCCCGACAGCGGCAACGTCACCGAGACCGCCCAGTCCATGTTCGCCTTCGGCTCCGGCGGCCTCTTCGGCTCGGGCCTCGGCCAGGGCTTCTCCCGGCTCATCCAGGGCATCGGCGCCAAGAGCGACTACATCCTCGCCACCGTCGGCGAGGAGCTGGGCCTGACCGGCCTGATGGCCGTGATCCTGCTGTACGCGCTGCTCATCGAGCGCGGCATGCGCACCGCCCTCGCCGCCCGCGACCCGTTCGGCAAGCTCCTGGCGGTCGGGCTCTCCGGGATCTTCGCCATCCAGGTCTTCGTCGTCGCCGGCGGCGTCACCGGCCTGATCCCGCTGACCGGCATGACCATGCCGTTCCTCGCCCAGGGCGGCTCCTCCGTCATCGCGAACTGGGCCCTCGTCGCCCTCCTGCTGCGGATCAGCGACACCGCTCGCCGACCCGCCCCGGCGCCGGCGCCCTCCCTCGACGCAGAACAGACTCAGGTGGTCCGGACAACATGA
- a CDS encoding PP2C family protein-serine/threonine phosphatase produces the protein MSLSLRFAAGSHTGMIRDHNEDSGYAGPRLLAIADGMGGQAAGEVASSEVISTLVQLDDDIPGSDILTSLDVSVQRANDQLRSMVAEDPRLDGMGTTLTALLWTGQRLGLVHVGDSRAYLLRGGELLQITQDHTWVQRLVDEGRITEEEATTHPQRSLLMRALGSADHIEADLSIREVRPGDRYLLCSDGLSGVVSAETLRDALSTFAPPQDTVRELIELALRGGGPDNITCIVADVLDVDTQESDTLARQLYDAPQIVGAVAEAQAQSAGDIPQTPASRAAELGRPPATPPGAPASGVAGPPTGAFGAFTDADYLPARPGRRALKSTALIALALIVVGGGLYAGYRWTQGQYYIGANGDHVALYQGVSQDLGPLSLSSVEKDHPEIQLDHLPEFQRSRVEESISTGSLGEAETRIAELAAQAEACRLLAEQERANEQNEQGDPGDGKDAANPDTDPQTPSLSERQRELARDC, from the coding sequence ATGAGCCTGTCACTGAGATTCGCCGCCGGATCCCACACCGGCATGATCCGCGACCACAACGAGGACTCGGGCTACGCCGGCCCCCGCCTCCTCGCCATCGCGGACGGCATGGGCGGCCAGGCCGCGGGCGAAGTCGCCAGCTCCGAGGTCATCTCCACCCTCGTCCAGCTCGACGACGACATCCCCGGCTCCGACATCCTCACCTCGCTCGACGTCTCCGTGCAGCGCGCCAACGACCAGCTCCGTTCCATGGTCGCCGAGGACCCACGCCTGGACGGCATGGGCACCACCCTCACCGCCCTGCTGTGGACCGGCCAGCGCCTCGGCCTCGTCCACGTCGGCGACTCCCGTGCCTACCTGCTGCGCGGCGGCGAGCTGCTCCAGATCACCCAGGACCACACCTGGGTGCAGCGGCTGGTCGACGAGGGCCGGATCACCGAGGAAGAGGCCACCACCCACCCCCAGCGCTCCCTGCTGATGCGGGCCCTCGGCAGCGCCGACCACATCGAGGCCGATCTCTCCATCCGCGAGGTCCGGCCCGGCGACCGGTATCTGCTGTGCTCCGACGGTCTCTCCGGCGTCGTCAGCGCCGAGACCCTCCGGGACGCCCTCAGCACGTTCGCACCCCCCCAGGACACCGTCCGCGAGCTGATCGAGCTCGCGCTGCGCGGCGGCGGCCCGGACAACATCACGTGCATCGTCGCCGACGTCCTCGACGTCGACACCCAGGAGAGCGACACCCTCGCCCGCCAGCTCTACGACGCCCCGCAGATCGTCGGCGCGGTCGCCGAGGCCCAGGCCCAGAGCGCCGGCGACATCCCGCAGACCCCCGCCTCCCGCGCCGCCGAGCTCGGCCGCCCCCCGGCCACGCCCCCCGGCGCCCCCGCGTCCGGCGTGGCCGGACCGCCCACCGGCGCCTTCGGCGCGTTCACCGACGCGGACTACCTGCCCGCGCGCCCCGGCCGCCGCGCGCTGAAGAGCACCGCTCTCATCGCGCTCGCGCTCATCGTCGTCGGCGGCGGCCTCTACGCCGGATACCGCTGGACCCAGGGCCAGTACTACATCGGGGCCAACGGCGACCACGTCGCGCTCTACCAGGGCGTCAGCCAGGACCTCGGCCCCCTCAGCCTCAGCAGCGTCGAGAAGGACCACCCGGAGATCCAGCTCGACCACCTGCCGGAGTTCCAGCGCAGCCGGGTCGAGGAGTCCATCTCGACCGGCAGTCTCGGCGAGGCCGAGACCCGCATCGCCGAGCTCGCCGCGCAGGCGGAGGCATGCCGGCTGCTCGCCGAGCAGGAGCGGGCCAACGAGCAGAACGAGCAGGGCGATCCGGGCGACGGCAAGGACGCGGCCAACCCGGACACCGACCCCCAGACCCCGTCCCTGTCCGAGCGCCAGCGCGAACTCGCCCGGGACTGCTGA
- a CDS encoding FHA domain-containing protein FhaB/FipA — translation MSELTLTVMRLGFLAVLWLFVIVAVQVIRSDLFGTRVTQRAVARRPEAAPQPQRRPQQPPQRGRQRRGGPTKLVITEGSLAGTTVALQGQTITLGRAHDSTIVLDDDYASGRHARIYPDRDGQWIVEDLGSTNGTYLDRGRLTTPVPIPPGTPIRIGKTVIELRK, via the coding sequence ATGTCAGAGCTGACCCTGACGGTCATGAGGCTGGGCTTTCTGGCCGTCCTGTGGCTGTTCGTCATCGTGGCCGTCCAGGTGATCCGCAGCGACCTGTTCGGCACCCGGGTCACCCAGCGCGCCGTCGCCCGCCGCCCCGAGGCCGCGCCCCAGCCGCAGCGCCGCCCGCAACAGCCGCCCCAGCGCGGCCGGCAGCGCCGCGGCGGCCCCACCAAGCTGGTGATCACCGAGGGTTCCCTCGCCGGAACCACTGTCGCCCTCCAGGGCCAGACCATTACGCTCGGCCGGGCACACGACTCGACCATCGTGCTGGACGACGACTACGCCTCAGGGCGGCACGCGAGGATCTACCCCGACCGTGACGGCCAGTGGATCGTCGAGGACCTCGGGTCCACGAACGGCACCTACCTCGACCGGGGCCGCCTGACCACCCCGGTCCCCATCCCGCCCGGCACGCCGATCCGTATCGGCAAAACCGTCATCGAGCTGCGGAAGTAG
- a CDS encoding DUF3662 and FHA domain-containing protein translates to MGVLKRFEQRLEGLVNGTFAKVFKSEVQPVEIAGALQRECDNNATIWNRERTVVPNDFIVELSAGDFQRLSPYAGQLGDELAGMVKEYAKQQRYTFMGEIQVHLEKSDALDTGLYRVRSRTLAASSSAAPPPHGAPPPQGPPPTVAPGYPGRPPSPPPAPPGAGYAPPPGPAPGPPRAQQPPAAPFGHPGHSRVRRWIEINGTRHQISRTSLVIGRSTEADVRIDDPGVSRRHCEIQATDPATIRDLGSTNGIVVDGQHTKRATLRDGSRVVVGSTTVIYRQAEG, encoded by the coding sequence ATGGGAGTACTGAAGCGCTTCGAGCAGCGGCTGGAGGGCCTCGTCAACGGCACCTTCGCCAAAGTCTTCAAGTCCGAGGTCCAGCCGGTGGAGATCGCCGGCGCGCTCCAGCGCGAGTGTGACAACAACGCGACGATCTGGAACCGCGAACGCACCGTCGTGCCCAACGACTTCATCGTCGAGCTCAGCGCAGGCGACTTCCAGCGGCTCTCCCCCTACGCCGGCCAGCTCGGGGACGAGCTCGCCGGCATGGTCAAGGAGTACGCGAAGCAGCAGCGGTACACCTTCATGGGAGAGATCCAGGTCCACCTGGAGAAGTCGGACGCCCTCGACACCGGCCTGTACCGGGTGCGCAGCCGCACCCTGGCCGCCTCCTCCTCCGCGGCCCCGCCGCCGCACGGCGCCCCGCCCCCGCAGGGACCGCCGCCGACGGTCGCGCCGGGGTACCCCGGCCGCCCGCCGTCCCCGCCGCCCGCGCCGCCGGGCGCCGGATACGCGCCGCCGCCGGGTCCAGCGCCCGGACCACCGCGCGCACAGCAGCCGCCCGCCGCCCCCTTCGGGCACCCGGGCCACAGCCGCGTCCGGCGCTGGATCGAGATCAACGGCACCCGCCACCAGATCTCCCGCACCAGCCTCGTCATCGGCCGCAGCACCGAGGCCGACGTGCGCATCGACGACCCCGGAGTCTCCCGCCGGCACTGCGAGATCCAGGCCACCGACCCGGCCACCATCCGGGACCTGGGCTCCACCAACGGCATCGTGGTGGACGGACAGCACACCAAACGCGCTACGCTCCGCGACGGCTCACGCGTCGTCGTGGGCAGCACCACAGTCATCTACCGGCAAGCCGAAGGGTAA
- a CDS encoding glycosyltransferase, which yields MLTVLHLVQPVDGGVAQVVTDLVRAQTGGGMRAVVACPPGGGLGKSAAAAGARVRLWLAERGAGPNLPWEIACAARIARRDRPDVVHLHSAKAGLAGRLALRGRLPTVFQPHAWSFEAANGPVAQLALRWERFATQWADRVLCVSEAERLRGRAAGLDARWEVIANGVDLERFPVADGVARRQARAALATVHALPQRAPLVVCAGRLCPQKGQDVLLRAWPSVAARVPGARLALVGDGPDRAALRSAAGPGVLFAGHTDEIRPWYAAADVVVLPSRWEAMALAPLEAMAVGRPVVLTDVGGARESLPPGQAPYCLVPPGDPAALAHALTALLAEPARRRALGRQAAQHTRGSHDVRRTAAAYARLYRRLVDGEPGEPAPEARELSRP from the coding sequence GTGCTGACCGTATTGCACCTCGTCCAGCCGGTCGATGGAGGCGTCGCTCAGGTCGTCACCGATCTGGTGCGGGCACAGACCGGCGGGGGAATGCGCGCCGTCGTGGCGTGCCCGCCGGGCGGCGGGCTGGGGAAATCGGCCGCCGCCGCCGGGGCGCGCGTCCGGCTGTGGCTCGCGGAACGCGGGGCCGGGCCGAACCTGCCGTGGGAGATCGCGTGCGCGGCCCGGATCGCGCGCCGCGACCGGCCCGACGTGGTGCACCTGCACAGTGCCAAGGCCGGGCTCGCCGGGCGGCTCGCGCTGCGCGGGCGGCTGCCCACCGTATTTCAGCCGCACGCCTGGTCGTTCGAGGCCGCGAACGGTCCCGTTGCCCAACTCGCGCTGCGCTGGGAGAGGTTCGCCACACAGTGGGCCGACCGTGTGCTGTGCGTCAGCGAAGCGGAACGGCTGCGCGGGCGCGCGGCGGGCCTGGACGCCCGGTGGGAGGTGATCGCCAACGGCGTTGATCTCGAACGGTTCCCCGTCGCGGACGGCGTCGCCCGCCGCCAGGCGCGCGCCGCGCTCGCCACTGTGCACGCCCTGCCGCAACGGGCTCCGCTCGTCGTCTGCGCGGGCCGGCTCTGCCCGCAGAAGGGACAGGACGTGCTGCTGCGCGCCTGGCCCTCCGTCGCCGCCCGGGTCCCCGGCGCCCGGCTCGCCCTTGTCGGCGACGGACCCGACCGCGCGGCGCTGCGCTCCGCCGCCGGGCCCGGGGTCCTCTTCGCCGGGCACACCGACGAGATCCGGCCCTGGTACGCCGCCGCCGACGTCGTGGTCCTGCCGTCCCGCTGGGAGGCGATGGCCCTGGCTCCCCTGGAGGCGATGGCCGTCGGCCGCCCGGTGGTGCTCACGGACGTCGGCGGCGCCCGCGAGAGCCTGCCGCCGGGGCAGGCCCCGTACTGCCTCGTGCCGCCCGGCGACCCGGCCGCCCTCGCCCACGCCCTGACCGCGCTGCTGGCCGAGCCCGCCCGCCGCCGGGCGCTGGGTCGGCAGGCCGCGCAGCACACCAGGGGCTCCCACGACGTGCGGCGTACCGCCGCCGCGTACGCCCGGCTCTACCGGCGTCTGGTGGACGGGGAGCCGGGCGAACCGGCGCCCGAGGCGAGGGAGCTCAGCAGGCCATGA
- a CDS encoding polysaccharide deacetylase family protein yields the protein MRVAADPAAGPGLSPMWLLMYHSVSYTTPDPNRITVTPDRLHRQLAWLRRNRLRGVSVGELLRARAAGRAGRMVGLTFDDGYRDFLDTAVPLLRGHGCTATVFCLPGRLHGSNAWDTEGPRKRLLNADGIRAVAAAGMEIGSHGLLHQSLPGLDADALEREIARSRELLAEITGGPVRGFCYPYGAVDQRAIDAVRAAGYAYACAVDPGRLTGQFALPRVHVGERDNAARLRLKRLLHPRRRRPLPPLPAPAESAWSNEAS from the coding sequence ATGCGCGTTGCCGCTGACCCCGCCGCCGGACCCGGCCTCAGCCCGATGTGGCTGCTGATGTACCACTCCGTCTCCTACACCACCCCCGACCCCAACCGGATCACCGTCACGCCCGACCGGCTGCACCGGCAGCTCGCGTGGCTGCGCCGCAACCGGCTGCGCGGTGTGTCCGTGGGCGAGCTGCTGCGGGCCAGGGCCGCCGGGCGCGCGGGTCGCATGGTCGGGCTGACCTTCGACGACGGCTACCGCGACTTCCTCGACACGGCCGTCCCGCTGCTGCGCGGACACGGCTGCACGGCCACCGTGTTCTGTCTGCCCGGCCGGCTGCACGGCAGCAACGCCTGGGACACGGAGGGCCCGCGCAAGCGGCTGCTGAACGCCGACGGCATCCGGGCCGTCGCGGCGGCCGGGATGGAGATCGGCTCGCACGGGCTGCTGCATCAGTCGCTGCCCGGACTCGACGCGGACGCGCTGGAGCGGGAGATCGCGCGCAGCCGTGAACTGCTGGCGGAGATCACCGGCGGGCCGGTGCGGGGCTTCTGCTACCCGTACGGCGCGGTGGACCAGCGGGCGATCGACGCCGTGCGGGCGGCGGGCTACGCCTACGCCTGCGCGGTCGACCCCGGCCGGCTGACCGGGCAGTTCGCGCTGCCGCGCGTCCACGTCGGCGAGCGGGACAACGCGGCGCGGCTGCGGCTGAAGCGGCTGCTGCACCCCAGGCGCCGCCGCCCGCTGCCGCCGCTGCCCGCCCCCGCCGAGTCGGCCTGGTCGAACGAGGCGTCATGA